In the genome of Populus trichocarpa isolate Nisqually-1 chromosome 6, P.trichocarpa_v4.1, whole genome shotgun sequence, one region contains:
- the LOC18100636 gene encoding phosphatidate phosphatase PAH1 has protein sequence MNVVGKVGSLISQGVNSVATPFHPFGGAVDVIVVQQQDGTFRSTPWYVRFGKFQGVLKRAEKIVRINVNGVEANFHMYLDNSGEAYFIKEVEPGKGSEANGVIKDSDSMAMSNEDVSVGFSDVVDNNVVGISRLEHSVSDSRVIQLREEDDSSGAARLQRAESDGDRRYYDLEDEQPSLDDSVELSEYGSNRYDGLDGEHPAVSQRSHSEVILVSVDGHVLTAPVLESEQNTENVQLCTPQFHLGRGDDTEEFNSGDDSWAANYINTLNASTSNVASDNAYSASNGDNICQPEVCEGDEEHACQGQEIQDISRSEGDLLAQSDSDTSVRINREDIFKSCSALPEWAKQAGIVDLEEMDSSLEVQKDSREESPCSPPAADQTTDGDFGEFTDNGCNANGLHGSPTLLVELEATDKNASRTEHLGADSTCISVSIVNSSDEKGEESDHISTVCDGSNSSLHRPVPKDESSKSETVELQRAISIEEMQTCSSKGFEISLCGKELHAGMGLDAAAEVFAAHCVSAAEFKNSATSIIKNENLIIRYGQKYFPWEKAAPIVLGMVAFGLDLPAEPKDAIPVELDETVAQRDDDAVISSASSSRIWRLWPIPFRRVQISRESSSEELFVDSESGVQNTNVESTSASHGGSVSPHKQFIRTNLPTSEQIASLNLKDGQNMITFSFSTRVLGTQQVDCHIYLWKWNARIVISDVDGTITKSDVLGQFMPLVGKDWTQSGVAKLFCAIKENGYQLLFLSARAIVQAYLTRSFLFNVKQDGKTLPNGPVVISPDGLFPSLYREVIRRAPHEFKIACLEDIKRLFPTDCNPFYAGFGNRDTDELSYRKIGIPKGKIFIINPKGEVAISHRIDVKSYTSLHTLVDDMFPPTSLAEQEDYNSWNFWKVPLPDIEI, from the exons ATGAATGTTGTTGGGAAAGTGGGTAGTTTAATTTCGCAAGGTGTAAACTCGGTGGCAACCCCTTTTCATCCCTTCGGTGGGGCTGTTGATGTTATTGTGGTACAACAGCAAGACGGGACATTTCGAAGTACCCCATGGTATGTTCGATTTGGCAAATTTCAGGGTGTTCTTAAGAGAGCTGAGAAGATTGTCCGCATAAACGTCAATGGTGTTGAAGCTAATTTTCACATGTATCTTGATAATTCTGGAGAAGCTTATTTCATAAAGGAGGTTGAGCCTGGTAAAGGAAGTGAGGCAAATGGGGTAATAAAGGATTCTGATAGCATGGCAATGTCGAATGAAGATGTCAGTGTTGGTTTTAGTGATGTTGTTGATAATAACGTTGTTGGAATTTCTAGGCTTGAGCATAGTGTTTCCGATTCTAGGGTGATTCAGCTGCGAGAGGAAGATGATTCATCGGGTGCAGCACGACTTCAGAGGGCAGAATCTGATGGTGACCGGAGGTATTATGATCTTGAAGATGAGCAACCCTCTCTGGATGATTCAGTTGAGTTATCAGAGTATGGTTCTAACAGATATGACGGTTTGGATGGCGAGCATCCTGCAGTTTCACAACGTTCACATTCAGAAGTGATCCTGGTGAGTGTGGATGGTCATGTTCTGACAGCCCCTGTATTGGAATCAGAACAAAATACCGAGAATGTGCAATTATGCACCCCTCAGTTCCATCTGGGCCGAGGTGATGACACCGAGGAGTTTAATTCAGGTGATGATTCATGGGCTGCTAATTACATCAATACGCTGAATGCATCTACATCAAATGTTGCATCTGATAATGCTTACAGTGCAAGTAATGGTGATAACATTTGCCAACCAGAGGTTTGTGAGGGTGATGAGGAACATGCATGTCAAGGTCAAGAAATTCAGGACATTTCTAGATCAGAAGGAGATCTTCTGGCACAAAGCGATTCAGATACATCTGTTAGGATAAACAGGGAAGATATTTTCAAAAGCTGCTCGGCGTTACCAGAATGGGCCAAACAGGCTGGAATTGTTGATCTTGAGGAAATGGATTCTTCACTTGAGGTGCAAAAAGATTCACGTGAGGAGTCTCCTTGTAGTCCTCCAGCAGCTGATCAAACTACTGATGGGGATTTTGGTGAATTCACAGACAATGGCTGTAATGCTAATGGACTTCATGGGTCACCTACTTTGCTGGTTGAACTCGAAGCAACAGATAAAAATGCTTCGAGGACAGAACATTTAGGTGCTGACAGCACTTGTATTTCTGTTAGCATTGTTAACAGTTCAGATGAGAAGGGTGAAGAGTCTGATCACATATCTACAGTGTGTGATGGGTCAAATAGCAGTTTGCATAGACCTGTTCCCAAAGATGAGTCAAGTAAAAGCGAGACTGTGGAACTGCAGAGAGCAATCTCCATTGAAGAGATGCAAACTTGTTCAAGCAAAG GGTTTGAGATCTCCCTCTGTGGGAAGGAACTCCATGCAGGTATGGGCTTGGACGCTGCTGCTGAAGTGTTTGCAGCACATTGTGTATCTGCTGCGGAATTTAAAAATTCTGCAACGTCAATTATCAAGAATGAAAACTTAATAATCAGATATGGACAAAAGTACTTCCCGTGGGAAAAGGCTGCTCCTATTGTGCTTGGAATGGTAGCATTTGGTTTGGATTTACCTGCTGAGCCCAAAGATGCCATTCCTGTGGAACTGGATGAAACAGTTGCACAAAGGGATGATGATGCTGTGATTAGTTCCGCATCATCTAGCCGCATATGGAGGCTTTGGCCTATTCCATTTAGAAGGGTCCAGATAAGCAGAGAATCATCAAGTGAAGAGTTATTTGTTGATTCTGAATCTGGAGTGCAAAACACAAATGTTGAATCAACTTCAGCATCCCACGGTGGTTCTGTGTCTCCTCACAAGCAGTTTATAAGGACAAATCTTCCAACTAGTGAGCAGATAGCATCATTGAATCTGAAAGATGGTCAAAATATGATAACTTTCAGTTTCTCAACTAGGGTTCTGGGTACACAACAG GTCGATTGTCATATCTACTTGTGGAAGTGGAATGCAAGAATTGTAATTTCAGATGTGGATGGAACAATTACCAA GTCTGATGTTTTGGGtcagttcatgcccttggttgGAAAGGACTGGACACAATCTGGAGTAGCTAAACTTTTTTGTGCCATTAAG GAGAATGGATATCAGCTATTGTTTCTGAGTGCACGTGCAATTGTTCAGGCATATTTAACCAGAAGTTTTCTTTTCAACGTAAAGCAG GATGGAAAAACCCTACCAAATGGACCTGTTGTTATTTCACCTGATGGATTGTTTCCCTCATTATACCGAGAAG TAATAAGAAGAGCTCCTCATGAGTTCAAGATTGCGTGCTTAGAG GATATTAAAAGACTCTTTCCTACTGATTGCAACCCATTCTATGCGGGCTTCGGAAATAGAGATACCGATGAGCTTAGTTACCGAAAAATTGGGATCCCTAAgggcaaaatatttattataaaccCAAAG GGTGAGGTGGCCATTAGTCATCGCATCGATGTGAAATCCTACACATCTTTACACACGCTGGTCGATGATATGTTCCCCCCTACATCGTTAGCCGAGCAG GAAGATTATAACTCATGGAATTTTTGGAAAGTGCCACTGCCAGATATTGAGATTTAG
- the LOC7491953 gene encoding ankyrin repeat-containing protein At5g02620 translates to MEPPARQQISRQKKMTKQLTGKRDDTPFHAVVRAGNLKLVKEMVAENLGEAAELTVMLSKQNQSGETALYVASEYSHVDIVKELIKYYDTGLASLKARNGYDTFHIAAKQGDLEIVKVLMEVDPELSLTFDSSNTTALHSAASQGHVEVVNFLLEKCSGLALIAKSNGKTALHSAARNGHLEILKALLSKEPGLVIKIDKKGQTALHMAVKGQTVELVEELIMSDPSLMNMVDNKGNSALHIAVRKGRDQIVRKLLDQQGIDKTIVNRSRETPFDIAEKNGHRGIASILEEHGVLSAKSMKPTTKTANRELKQTVSDIKHGVHNQLETTRLTRKRVQGIAKRLNKMHTEGLNNAINSTTVVAVLIATVAFAAIFQLPGQFVDNPDNLAPGQSAGEAKIAPKPEFMIFIIFDSIALFISLAVVVVQTSIVVIERKAKKQLMSVINKLMWLACVLISVAFLALSYVVVGDDEKWLALSVTVIGTIIMVTTIGTMGYWVIVQRIETSKLRRSLTSRSRSESMSFMEESEILENDFKKLYAI, encoded by the exons ATGGAACCTCCGGCGAGGCAGCAAATTTCCCGGCAGAAGAAGATGACAAAACAGTTGACTGGGAAACGGGATGACACGCCGTTTCATGCGGTGGTGAGAGCTGGGAATTTGAAGCTGGTTAAGGAAATGGTAGCTGAGAATCTTGGAGAAGCTGCAGAGTTGACTGTGATGTTGTCGAAACAGAACCAATCAGGAGAAACTGCTTTATATGTTGCTTCAGAGTATTCGCATGTTGATATAGTGAAGGAGCTGATTAAGTACTATGACACTGGTTTGGCTAGTCTAAAAGCAAGAAATGGGTATGATACTTTTCACATAGCTGCCAAGCAAGGTGATTTGG AGATAGTGAAAGTTCTCATGGAGGTCGATCCTGAACTTTCTTTGACCTTTGATTCATCAAACACTACAGCTTTGCACTCTGCTGCCTCACAAGGGCATGTTGAAGTAGTGAATTTTTTGTTAGAGAAATGCAGTGGCCTCGCTTTGATAGCAAAAAGTAATGGTAAAACTGCCTTGCATTCGGCAGCAAGGAATGGACATTTGGAGATTTTGAAAGCCCTTTTAAGCAAAGAACCTGGACTCGTGATTAAGATTGATAAGAAAGGCCAGACAGCTCTCCATATGGCAGTTAAGGGACAGACTGTTGAGCTGGTGGAGGAGCTGATCATGTCAGATCCTTCTTTGATGAACATGGTTGATAATAAAGGCAACTCTGCTTTGCATATTGCAGTACGTAAGGGTAGAGATCAG ATCGTTAGGAAGCTACTTGACCAACAGGGAATTGACAAAACAATTGTCAACAGATCCAGAGAAACCCCCTTCGATATTGCTGAGAAAAATGGCCACAGAGGAATTGCCTCCATCTTAGAAGAACATGGAGTCTTATCTGCCAAATCCATGAAGCCTACAACTAAAACAGCCAACCGAGAACTAAAGCAAACTGTAAGTGACATAAAGCACGGGGTTCACAATCAGCTTGAGACCACACGGCTAACACGAAAACGTGTTCAAGGTATAGCCAAGAGGCTCAACAAAATGCACACTGAAGGTCTCAACAATGCGATTAACTCAACCACAGTTGTTGCAGTCCTTATTGCCACTGTTGCGTTTGCTGCCATCTTCCAGCTCCCTGGCCAGTTTGTTGATAACCCAGATAACCTCGCACCCGGACAGTCTGCTGGAGAAGCGAAAATTGCTCCCAAACCCGAGTTCATGATTTTCATCATATTTGACTCTATTGCTCTCTTTATATCATTGGCTGTAGTGGTGGTTCAAACTTCTATCGTTGTTATAGAGAGAAAGgcaaaaaaacaactaatgtCCGTGATCAACAAGCTAATGTGGTTGGCTTGTGTGCTGATTTCAGTTGCATTCCTTGCACTCTCATACGTTGTTGTGGGAGATGATGAGAAGTGGTTGGCACTATCTGTAACAGTCATAGGGACAATAATCATGGTAACAACAATTGGGACGATGGGTTATTGGGTAATTGTACAGAGAATTGAGACTTCCAAATTACGGAGATCATTAACAAGTAGGTCACGATCAGAGTCGATGTCATTCATGGAAGAATCAGAGATTCTGGAAAATGACTTCAAGAAACTCTATGCAATTTGA
- the LOC7491954 gene encoding probable membrane-associated kinase regulator 4: MLHEMATDQSDDYIDMELSSSSSFICYSISSPSRSREFEFQMSSVSHGRETTTSSADELFYKGKLLPLHLPPRLLMVQKLHQNPTTTTLNNKTEAAFAENYVIPFINSSTTPSTNTSTPLESCNISPSESRMISSELNPDEYFFEWPTEANSFLGDHQKKSWTKKLKQSSLGQKLKASRAYLKSLFSKSGCTDESCAEAACNTEEEAISKGQDCMIKYMKVPKKNPYGNIDNGRYKISNALKRSIEKEMAEDPFRCQRRSFSGAIQWHSTTKSSLSSSSSTSISSSGSSSSSSFSFSSNGFCDLQLLKRSSSSNSEFESSIEGAIAHCKRSQQLFSSRKTSSEVGVCSLSAPVIAASGDQERPKLCGI; this comes from the coding sequence ATGCTACATGAAATGGCCACAGACCAATCTGATGACTACATTGACATGGAGTTGAGCTCCTCTTCAAGCTTCATTTGTTACTCCATTAGCTCTCCATCACGAAGCAGAGAGTTCGAGTTCCAAATGTCTTCAGTTTCTCATGGTAGAGAAACCACAACATCCTCAGCCGATGAACTCTTCTACAAGGGAAAACTCCTCCCTCTCCACCTCCCTCCTCGCTTGCTAATGGTTCAAAAGCTCCACCAAAACCCCACCACCACTACCTTAAACAATAAAACAGAAGCAGCCTTTGCTGAAAACTATGTCATTCCCTTCATTAATAGCTCCACTACACCTTCCACTAATACCAGTACCCCATTGGAATCTTGCAATATCTCACCGTCAGAATCTCGCATGATTAGCAGTGAACTAAACCCAGATGAATATTTCTTTGAATGGCCAACTGAAGCTAACAGTTTCCTTGGAGATCATCAAAAGAAGTCATGGACTAAGAAGCTAAAACAATCCTCACTTGGTCAAAAACTCAAAGCTTCAAGAGCATACCTAAAGTCTTTGTTTAGTAAGTCTGGCTGCACAGATGAATCCTGCGCTGAAGCAGCATGCAATACAGAAGAAGAAGCTATTTCAAAAGGCCAGGACTGTATGATCAAGTATATGAAAGTACCAAAGAAGAATCCATATGGAAATATTGATAATGGCAGATACAAGATATCAAATGCCCTCAAGAGAAGCATTGAGAAAGAGATGGCTGAAGACCCTTTTCGTTGTCAAAGGAGGTCTTTCTCAGGGGCAATTCAATGGCATTCTACAACTAAGTCTTCTTTATCCTCATCCTCATCTACGTCCATATCTTCATCtggttcttcatcatcatcatccttttCATTTAGTTCAAATGGTTTCTGTGACTTACAGTTGCTCAAGAGAAGTAGCAGTTCAAATTCAGAGTTTGAGAGTTCAATTGAGGGAGCGATTGCTCATTGTAAAAGGTCACAGCAGCTGTTTAGTTCAAGAAAGACTTCAAGTGAAGTTGGAGTCTGTTCATTGTCTGCGCCAGTAATTGCAGCTTCTGGGGATCAAGAGAGGCCTAAACTATGCGGCATATAA